The genomic stretch ctaggatgtgtactgcgagcatgcgctgaccaactggcacgtgtcttcactgacattttcaacctctccctggccgagtctgtaataccaacctgttttaagcagaccagcatagtccctgtgctcaagaagactaaggtaacctgcctaaatgactaccaacctgtagcactcacgcctgtagccatgaagtgccttgaaaggctggtcatggctcacatcaacaccatcatcctggaaaccctagacccactccaatttgcatatcaccccaacagatccacagatgatgcaatctccattgcactccacactgccctttcccacctggacaaaagaaatacctatgtgagaatgctattcattgactacagctcagcgttcaacaccatagtgccctcaaagcacatcaataagctaaggaccctgagactaaacacctccctctgcaactggatcctggacttcctaacgggctgcccccaggtggtaagggtaggtaacaacccatccgccacactgatcctcaacacgggggccactcaggggtgcatgctcagtcgcctcctgtactccctgtttacacatgactgcacggccaggcacgactccaacaccatcattaaatttgctgatgacacaacagtggtaggcctgatcaccgacaatgacgagacagcttatagggagaaTGTCAGAGAGCTGGCCgggtgatgccaggacaacaacctctcactcaacgtgatcaagacaaaggagatgattgtggactacaggaaaaagaggacagagcatgcccccattctcattgacggggctgcaatgaagcaggttgagagcttcaagttccttggtgtccacatcgccaacaaactaacatggtccaagcacaccaagacagtcgtgaagagggcatgacgaAACCTCTttcccctcaagagactgaaaagatttggcatgggtcctcagatcctcaaaaggttctacagctgcaccatcgagagcagtggttgcatcactgcctggtatggcaactgctcggcctctgaccacaaggcactacagaaggtagtgcttacggcccagtccatcactggggccaagcttcctgccatccaggacctttataccaggcggtgtcagaggatggcccaaaaaattgtcaaagactccagccaccctagtcatagactgttctctctgctgccgcatggcaagcggtaccggagcaccaagtctaggtccaagaggcttctaaacagcttctacccccaggccataagactcctgaacatctaatcaaatggctacccagactatttgcagtgccaccccctctttacaccactgctactctctgttgtcatctatgcatagtcaccttaataacgctacctatatgtacatactacctcaaataaccggtgcccccgcacattgactctgtatcggtacccacCTGtgtatagtcttgctattgttatttcactgttgctctttaattacttgttacttttatttcttattcttatctgcattttttaaaactgcattggttaggggcttgtaagtaagcatttcacctgttgtattcgggcatGGGACTAAtactttttgatttgatttgtacagtAAAACAACGTTGTTAAAAGTTCTGTTTACGTTTGTCTCACAGAGGCTCCCACAGTGGAGGTCAGTCCCTCTATCGTCACAAAGACGGAGGGAAGTGATGTCacagcagtgtgcagtgcaacaGGGTCTCCTGCCCCTGAGATCTCGTGGAATTTGGACACCATCTTCACCAGCTATGAGGTGAGATGATGTTCTTTGTTTTGGTATATTATGAAGGCACAATCCTCTGACTATTACAAGAGCTAGGATGATGAGGCCATGTTGGCATTGAATAACTCCTGGCTTTATATGTAACTGAACCACATAGCACTACAttttattcattattttacatgaaACTTGTCACAAGTTTTTACATTTCAATACATATATTATGAAAAGCAATATCTAATTGTTTTATAATAATAGCAGTACATTATTCCATACTTTTAGAAGGTGTTTTAGAACTTACAGCATTTAAGATTTTAACTCCAGATTTTTCACTATGATCACAATGATATGTTGTtaactgtatctaccatgtattATATGTAACTATTAATAATACCACTAATTCTTGCGCTAATAATGATAAATGTATTTACAGGTCAATGTCTTGGAGCTGGAAAGCAATCTGACACTGTCAGGTCTCTCGCCTTCGGACAACGGCAGAGTGATCACTTGCAATGTGGAGAACGTAGTCGGCCAAACCGAGGCTTACCTCCAACTCAACATCCTCTGTAAGgacgtgttctattgtgttgagtACATGTGCCTTTTTTAGTTACATTTTATTCTGGCACTGTGGTTGCAAAATGTAAAATGTCATTTTCACGGATGATTCTACAGTGTTTTTTCCTGGATCTATAGCATCCTTATATTTGTGGTCTACATTCTGAAAGACTTCGTCTGGTGACTCTGTGTCCTTACTGAAAATAATGTTTCTCACTTCTCCTTTAGTACTGTCCACTATCCCTCAACAATCTGTTTGACTCTACATGTCTTCCTGTCACCTTGCCATACTCTTCTCCTCCTGTTCAGCTCCTGGTTGCCCTCAAtgccttaccataccataccctccctccatccctcccacggCACTCCTCCAGACCTCCTTCCTCGTGTCTAGCACCCACTCCCAGTATCCTGTGACTATTCTTCCTTTCCTGTTCCTGTTGTCTGTCAGTTTGCCCCACTATCCTGGAGCTGCTGGAGCCATTGAGACTCCACCACTGGTGTATCCCTTTCAGTGTGACTGGGAACCCCAAGCCCGAGCTGCAGTGGTACCACCAGGACCAGGAGCTCCACGAACAAGAGTATATCAAGACTGAGATCCACAAGAGCCTTGGAAGCGTTCACCACGGCTGCCTGCAGCTTGCCAACCCGACTCACATCCACAACGGGCAGTATACGCTGGTGGCCAGGAACGAGTTCGGGGAGGACCAGAAAGTAATTGACGCCCACTTCCTGCTCCCGCCAGACGAGGGCGACTATCCCTCAGGTCTCACTCCTGTTTCATTTATAGTTACTGCAATTCTATATAAGATGTTATATAATAGATATAAGCGGTTTTAtacactctcagaaaaaaagAGCACTATGTAGAACGATCTGTCCCCGTAGGACCTGAAAAAAGTTTTCAAATAGAACAGATCAGTTTCCAGTTTCCAGTTTTCAgataaaaccctttttggttacaaATAGCATCCTTTCAAGGGTTTTATTTGGAACCAGATATTCTTTGTGGAACCAAAATAGTTCTATATGACCTGAAGTCTCCTGCGGGGACAAATGGTTCTACATGGTACTCTGTTTTTCTGAGAATATACTGTTTTCTGTATAGCATAGTGTATGTAACGGATGTGTATGAATAACACGCCAACTCTCCTTTTTACTTTTTTCAGAACAGCCATATTACCCTTGTAAGTATTTTGCTAAGAATTATCATTCTAAAATTTGCTGTTACAGagacatgtatgtatgtgtttttcTCTTGACATGACATTAAGTTTAAGAGTTTAGGGATAATGACAGATTGACGATTCCTGCCTTGTCATCATTTCAATGTCCTCTGTCCACTGCTCATCCTGTGCTGTGGGATATCGTCACCATGCTGGTCCTTAGACACCACTGGTAGGTGCTTTAACGTTGAAATCCTGTGGTCAACATGACATGACGTAGCTAACACATCTTTAAtactgtacatatcccaaccagacaGTATTTTCAGCGTTTGAGAGGAAATTAGATTAGATTATGTACTTCAAtgtaaatgtttgtatgcttaATGCTATTTTCAATCTGtattaaatatgtatttttctctcaGACTCACCACTACCCCCAATAGACGACAGTGTTGCAGTAAGTTAACATATACGCCATCATTTGTCATGCATggttatttatatacagtactataATGTAGTGCACTGATATTGGCAGGTATTTTATGTTGTCGAATGATGTTTTCCCAGGTGTACGTAGTGGTGGGAATCGCTGGTGTGGCATTAATTGTATGTGTTCTGATGGTGATCATTCTGAAATACGGAAGAAACTCTAAGTTTGGGATGAAGGGTAAGCTTTTCTCTTTAATCTCAGTTGAGTCGTTTTCCAGACCTGTATTAAGACTTGCAGGACTCAGTTGGATTCCCATTTAAATGATAATGAACATTGTGCACATTTCTACAGTATATTTAGTCCCACCACATTGCAGCTTTAAGTTTTGCCAcataacaacatacagaagtCAAACATGAAAAAGACCTCTCACTCCTGTCATAATTATATTTCCTCCCACTgggctcctccacctcctcctcaggCTCCTCCTCTTCGGTCATCAGTAATGATGATGACTCTGCCAGTCCTCTTCATCACGTCTCAAACGGCAACAACACCCCGTCGTCCTCGGAGATGAGCCACGATGCGGTGATCATTGGAATGACAAAGATCCCTGTCATCGAGAACCCGCAGTATTTCCGCCAATCTGGCAGCATGCTGAAATCGGACACATGTGAGTTACCGTGCCGCCAAGTCCTGCTGGTGGCGTAACCTAGTATTTTTCTGATAAATCCATGACAGGGACACTGACTGGACTGTCTTCTCcatccacttcctgtctgatgttACCATGGCGATGAATTTGGTTGACCTCTTGCCGTGTGACCTGCAGTTAATGCTGTAGTATCAGACTGTATGGTAGAGAGGCTATcactcagtggaggctgctgaggggaggacggctcataataatggctggaatcaatggagtcaatggaatggcatcaaccacatgtgataccattccattgactccattacagccattattatgagcctcccCTGCTATCACTGGACATACATTCTGGCCATAGATAGCTTTGGTAAACCCAGACAAACACATCTGACTTTTGCACTTGTTGCCCTGTGAGAAATGTAGTTCTGTTAATGGCTACCATAACGCCTACCATAATGGCTACCAAACTGGTCTGACAAGCGAACAGTACATTATTCTATTTTCGTCTGTGGATATCCTCTATACAGCAGTAGACTAGGGCTGTTGCTATAGCTTCAGTGTATGTAATGAGTAGGGCCAGGAGGTTTTCTTCACCTCTTGACCTGACTAATTATAACTAGGGCCAGGAGGTTTTCCTGGTCAGTTCACCCTTCTTAATAGGCCTTTTATGAGCCTTGGGTGGCCGATAgcctagagcattgggccagtaactgagcCGACAAGAAGAAAAATATTtcaatgtgctcttgagcaaggcacttaacccttctTTGCTCCAGGGGCGCCGAAAATACTATGGCTTACCCtgtaaaacaaaacatttcactgcacctatccagtgtattTGACAAAACATCATTTTTTTCATAGCCTAACTGTGTCTCTCTTTACATCTCAGTTGTCCAGCACATCAAGAGACACAACATTGTGTTGAAGCGTGAGCTGGGAGAGGGGGCATTTGGGAAGGTGTTTCTGGCTGAGTGCTACAACCTGACTCCAGATCAGGACAAGATCCTGGTGGCTGTCAAGGTAAAGTACACCTCTCCACGCAGTTATTTCAAACTATCAACATACACTTTACAAAAGTCAAATAATGAAACAATGGGTCTTTTGTCCTGGCTTTGATATAAAAAATTGCAGTTTGTGCTTTTCATTGTGCATTGTTTTGGATAATAGTACCACAAACTAATATCTCTTTGGATTTAATTGAACTTTGTAGGAAGGAGACTGAAAAAAAATCAACAATCCCAGCAATCAATTATGATAATTATGTGTGCATGCGTACCCATGCACGCACATCCCTGTCCTCCTCAGACGTTGAAAGAGGCCAGTGAGAGCGGCCGTGCTGACTTCCACCGGGAGGCGGAGCTGCTGACCAACCTGCAGCACGAGCACATCGTCACCTTCTACGGCGTGTGTGTGGACAGCGACCCGCTCATCATGGTGTTCGAGTACATGAAGCACGGCGACCTCAACAAGTTCCTCAGGTACCGTCCTGTGTCCCGATGTCTACCTGTGTCCATTCTTCCTGTGTTTGTATTGAATAGAAAGAAATAAGAcgtgtaccagtcaaaagttgggacacacctactcattcaaggatttttctttatttggactatattctacattgtagaataatggtgaagacattaaaactattaaataacacatacggaatcatgtagtaaccaaaaaaagagttaaacaaatcaaaatatatttgagataaagtagccaccctttggcttgatgacagttttgcacactcttggcattctctcaaccagctccacctggaatgcttttcctacatatgctgagcacttgttggctgcttttccttcaccctgcggtccaactcatcccaaaccatctcacttgggtagaggttgggtgattgtggaggccaggtcatctgatgcagcgctccatccatccaccttgtcagctcaggggtttgaacttgcaaccttccggttactagtccaacgctctaaccactaggctaccctgccgccctagagagggcgagggccagccaacgagagcatacaggttgcagtggtgggtagtatatggggctttggtgagaaaatggatggcactgtgatagactgcatccaatttgctgagtagagggttggaagctattttgtaaatgacatcgccgatgtcaaggatcggtaggatagttagttttacgagggtatgtttggcagcatgagtgaagaatgctttgttgcgaaataggaagccaattctagatttaactttggattggagatgcttaatgtgagtgtggaaggagagtttacagtctaaccatagacctaggtatttgtagttgtccacatattctaagtcagaaccgtccagagtagtggtgctggacgggcgggcacatgtgggcagcgatcggttgaagagcatgcatttagttttacttgcatttaagagcagtttgaggccacggaaggagagttgtatggcattgaagcccgTCTGGAGGTTAgataacagtgtccaaagaagggccagaagtatacagaatggtgtcgtctgtgtagaggtggatcagagaatcaccagcagcaagagctgctgaggtgcacccatgaccagctcggaaaccagattgcatagcggagaaggtacggtgggattcgaaatggtcggtgatctgtttgttaacttggctttcgaagaccttagaaaggcagggtaggatagatatagctCTGTTGCagtttagtagtagtttctttgcagcaatacaaccatgaaggcctgatccaCGCAGTCCTCTCTGAatagttgattttgagatgtgtctgttacttgaactctggagcatttatttgggctgacatttctgaggctagtaactgtaatgaacttgtcctctgcagcagaggtaattctgggtctttctttcccacggcggtcctcatgagagccaatttcatcatagctcttgatggtttttgcgactgctatcttctgtataccatttgtttaacactttttttggttactacatgattccatatgtgttatttcatacattCATGTCTTTGCttgttattttacaatgtagaaaatagtaaaaaataaagaaatatccttgaatgagtaggtgtgtccaaacatttgactggtactgcatgttAGTTTGATGGTGATACTGTATTTGAATTAAAACTGGAGAACTCCATTTCAATGCAAGCGTATGAGTTTGCACTTATCCTTCGCTGTAGTCAGCTGTAGGTAACTATAGTTTGCATTGTGTCTGACCCACCTGTGTTGTGGTGCAGGTCCCATGGTCCTGACATGGTGCTGATGGCTGATGGGCAGCACAGCCTGATGGTGGAGCTGACCCAGTCCCAGATGCTGCACATCGCCCAGCAGATTGCTGCAGGCATGGTCTACCTGGCCTCCCAGCACTTTGTCCACAGAGACCTGGCCACACGCAACTGTCTAGTGGGAGAGAACCTGCTGGTCAAGATTGGGGACTTTGGAATGTCCAGGGATGTGTACAGTACCGACTACTACAGAGTGAgtctcatacatacatacatacatacatacatacatacatacatacatgcatacatacaagCAGGACAGGAATACTCTCACATGTATAATTTTAATTTTGTTATGGTTTTGGTTTGTAACAGCCATGCAGTTACAACAATAGTTATTttaacaattttaaaaaaaatctatttttaatGCCATTTAAATGCAAATTCTATAATCTGCATATACATGCTGTTTCCATGGTTATAGGGGGCAACAGTGCAAATTGCACTGGCAGTTTTTTCCCTGAGCAAGGAGTTCATGGTTGACTTTGCGTTAACACTGCAATGCAAATTTTGCTGTGAATTCTACTACACTAGTTGAAGGCAAGTCTGTTTTTTTACTGTTCTTAAAATACCAAGATTTCATGAAAACTCCTCTCCAGTATCTAACCCATTTCACATATTGTGAGGAAAAAATAATCTACCATAGCGGCTAGCCCAATCTGTTTCTGCTTTACCCAACTTTATTGTTGTTGTAATGCTGCACTGGGATTGGCTAGTTAAAGCACAAACCGATTGGGTGACCAGGCTAGCTGTTACTATCTAGTCTACACTAGAATAGTATAAAcagccactagagattctgggttagagtccacgaccgggagacccatgccatggggcggcgcacaattggcccagcgtcatccgggttagtaTTTGGCCGGCAgggttgtccttgtcccatcgcgcactagcgactcctatgGCGGGCCGGGCGtagtgcacactgacacggtcagaaggtgcacggtgtttcctccgacacattggtacagCTGGCTACCGAGTTAAGtggacattgtgtcaagaagcagtgcggcttggttgggttgtggttcggaggacgcacggctctcgaccttcgcctcttccgTGTCCATactggagttgcagtgatgagacacgactgtaactatcaattggataccacgaaattgtggCGAAAAATGGGTAAAAGTAACACAAAAAAAGTTATAATAAAAAATTATAGTATAGACAACGCTACAGACATTACAGATAGTAATTTTAAGCCAGTAATATGATTTGTTAGTTccagacatgttctgtctcccagTCAGCCACAGTCCTAGGGTCTATGTAGACAACAGTACCCTCTGCTGCTGACTGGCCCTCTCTGGGGAGAATCAATACAAAACAGATGAATGTAACTGAGACCCATCATCCCCCAATCAGATAGCAGCATATGAATAGGCCCACTCACTAATACACATATAGGAAGACCAAGAATGCAGCTGAACAGCACTTGGCTCAACACATGTAATAATTAGCCAGTTATTGTAAACCGACACATGTGATGTCAATATTAGCCATGGCAGAAGATTGTTAATACCATTACAGGCAAAAATGAATTGTGCGAGTTgggtttaaatacatttttttattttttatatatcacATCATGACATTGCATTCCACGAGAACTCTAGGCTCACACACAATATACATTTGTGTACATGTCATGTTAACCAAAGGCCTTATCGTGTAGGTTGGTTACTGACCTGACTGACTCAGTCCTTTCAGCTTCTTGTGGAGCTAAGTGACTCAACACCTATCCATTTAACCCTTTCTCAGGGGGTAGCTTCTTTTCTTCACTACAGTTTGTTCTAACCTTCATCTCCTTCCTTTGACCTTCTCTGTGGTTTTCCTGGATGGTTCCTGATGGATCCTTTGTCTGTTTCCAGGTGGGGGGTCACACCATGCTGCCCATCCGGTGGATGCCTCCTGAGAGCATCATGTACCGGCGGTTCACCACGGAGAGCGACGTCTGGAGTCTGGGCGTGGTCCTCTGGGAGATCTTCACCTATGGGAAGCAGCCCTGGTACCAGCTCTCCAACAATGAGGTCAGTAGTCTCTTATGACAGACAGCAGCACTCAAATGggatttggttctgggttctgAGATGACAAGGTCAGAGACAGAAGCTCAAACCTTTCCTAAAGTAGATTGACTACACTGGTAGCATAGTTAGGGACTTGTGTTTTGGACAGtcatgtcacatgacctggatTTTAAACTCTTATTTAAAGCTTTTTCAACAAACTGTCCCCTTTTATTTTTATGTCAGATCGTCCGGCACCATCCTCAGACAATTGCTTTAATTTGTTCAAATTAGTTCAAATTGAGGTCAAATTGAGGTCATGTGACATGATAGCCCAAAACACAGGTCCCTAACCATAGCACCTGACCTCCAATGATGAGATTTATCTCCAAATACATCACTCTGCTGTTGTCTCTTTTTCTAATCTTAGTTACAGTAGGTCACATTTGTATTGTCCACATAGATTTGAAATGTATtatgaatatacagtaccagtcaaaagtttggacacaactactcattccagggtttgtcttttatgttttactatgttctacattgtagaataataacgaAGAcataaaactataaaataacatttatggaatcatgtagtaacccaaaaaatgtaaaacaaatcaaaatatattttatatttgagattcttcaaagtagccaccctttgccttgatgacagctttgcacactcttggcattctctcaaccagcttcattaggttgtcacctggaatgcatttcaattaacaggtgtgccttgttaaaagtttatttgtggaagttctttccttaatgcgtttaagccaatcagttgtgttgtgacaaggtaggggtggtatacagaagatagccctatttgatagaataccaagtccatattttggcaagaacagctcaaataagcaaagagaaattacagtccatcattactttaag from Oncorhynchus tshawytscha isolate Ot180627B linkage group LG09, Otsh_v2.0, whole genome shotgun sequence encodes the following:
- the LOC112257428 gene encoding BDNF/NT-3 growth factors receptor; translated protein: MGYNVGGYGMARLGIFIVLMGLWRFSSACPASCTCSISRLVCIDPDPGIEDFPTLTLDDMEMDINITDIYIANQNRLFDINDNSLKYYSNLRNLTVTNTGLTSISSEAFLNNTRLQYLNLRDNNLSTLSWRTFINLNMTSFPLLSGNPLECVCENMWIKLRLQEDIDSTESQQLKCIDNLGVRRAIFRLILPDCEAPTVEVSPSIVTKTEGSDVTAVCSATGSPAPEISWNLDTIFTSYEVNVLELESNLTLSGLSPSDNGRVITCNVENVVGQTEAYLQLNILFCPTILELLEPLRLHHWCIPFSVTGNPKPELQWYHQDQELHEQEYIKTEIHKSLGSVHHGCLQLANPTHIHNGQYTLVARNEFGEDQKVIDAHFLLPPDEGDYPSEQPYYPYTTDSPLPPIDDSVAVYVVVGIAGVALIVCVLMVIILKYGRNSKFGMKGSSSSVISNDDDSASPLHHVSNGNNTPSSSEMSHDAVIIGMTKIPVIENPQYFRQSGSMLKSDTFVQHIKRHNIVLKRELGEGAFGKVFLAECYNLTPDQDKILVAVKTLKEASESGRADFHREAELLTNLQHEHIVTFYGVCVDSDPLIMVFEYMKHGDLNKFLRSHGPDMVLMADGQHSLMVELTQSQMLHIAQQIAAGMVYLASQHFVHRDLATRNCLVGENLLVKIGDFGMSRDVYSTDYYRVGGHTMLPIRWMPPESIMYRRFTTESDVWSLGVVLWEIFTYGKQPWYQLSNNEVIECITQGRVLQRPRSCPKEVYDLMLGCWQREPYMRLNIKEIHSLLQNLSKASPVYLDILG